Proteins found in one Mycoplasmopsis gallopavonis genomic segment:
- the rpoE gene encoding DNA-directed RNA polymerase subunit delta, with the protein MKAKTMLEIAIEAISEDTLKAFEFNQLFARVEEELKEKWINELVNEENDYEKVQTRKMGELYRLLTVDKRFTRNPDGTWQSTTFEVFN; encoded by the coding sequence ATGAAAGCAAAAACAATGCTAGAAATCGCTATTGAAGCCATTTCAGAAGATACACTTAAAGCTTTTGAATTTAATCAACTTTTTGCAAGAGTTGAAGAAGAACTTAAGGAAAAGTGAATAAACGAATTAGTTAACGAAGAAAACGATTACGAAAAAGTACAAACCAGAAAAATGGGTGAACTTTATCGTTTATTAACAGTTGATAAAAGATTTACAAGAAATCCAGATGGTACATGACAAAGTACTACTTTCGAAGTTTTTAACTAA
- the fba gene encoding class II fructose-1,6-bisphosphate aldolase — MALVNASEMLKKAKEGKYAIPHININNLEWAKAVLLTAQEENSPVIVATSEGAVKYMGGLDAIGGMVMGLIKDLNITVPVALHLDHGSYEGCKKAIENEAYTSIMFDGSHAPFADNYEKTKELVGLAKSRNMSMEAEVGTIGGEEDGIVGDGEFADPEEARKMAELGIDVLAAGIGNIHGPYPASWKSLSFETLEKISKAAGIGIVLHGGSGIPADQIQKAISLGITKINVNTELQQANHKALREYILSGKDLEGKNFDPRKLYKPGYEAMCETVRAKIREFGSNNKA, encoded by the coding sequence ATGGCATTAGTAAACGCATCAGAAATGCTTAAAAAAGCAAAAGAAGGAAAATACGCTATTCCTCACATTAACATTAACAATTTAGAATGAGCAAAGGCTGTTTTATTAACAGCTCAAGAAGAAAATTCACCAGTTATTGTTGCTACAAGTGAAGGTGCTGTGAAATATATGGGAGGTCTTGACGCTATTGGAGGAATGGTGATGGGACTTATCAAGGATTTAAATATTACAGTTCCTGTTGCATTACACTTAGATCACGGTTCATACGAAGGATGTAAAAAAGCAATCGAAAATGAAGCTTATACATCAATTATGTTCGATGGTTCACATGCACCTTTTGCAGATAACTACGAAAAAACAAAAGAATTAGTTGGTTTAGCAAAATCACGTAATATGTCAATGGAAGCCGAAGTTGGTACAATCGGTGGTGAAGAAGATGGTATTGTAGGTGATGGAGAATTTGCAGATCCAGAAGAAGCAAGAAAAATGGCTGAATTAGGAATTGATGTTTTAGCTGCTGGTATTGGAAACATTCATGGTCCATACCCAGCTTCATGAAAATCATTAAGTTTTGAAACATTAGAAAAAATTTCAAAAGCTGCAGGAATCGGAATTGTTTTACATGGTGGAAGTGGTATTCCAGCTGATCAAATTCAAAAAGCAATTAGCTTAGGAATTACAAAAATTAATGTTAATACAGAACTTCAACAAGCTAACCACAAAGCTTTAAGAGAATACATTTTAAGTGGTAAAGACTTAGAAGGAAAAAACTTCGATCCTAGAAAACTTTACAAACCAGGATACGAAGCAATGTGTGAAACAGTTAGAGCAAAAATTCGTGAATTTGGTTCAAATAATAAAGCTTAA
- a CDS encoding thermonuclease family protein has translation MNKIIHFTLLILLGFLVLFSLFWSGLSISSFKLAQPQIQEMRVIKVIDGDTLETNNGDILRVAGIDCPETYKEHKTEKLALRENFFAQRAKQFCFNLIKNNDYRIWVCKLKKDNYNRWVSILFLNQNQILRETINNKMIEVGLARCAYLSLKNKFSKYYAQTSLEKNLYQILNQSQENSKIKKVGIFNFPSKEVFHKK, from the coding sequence ATGAATAAAATAATTCATTTTACATTACTTATACTTCTTGGTTTTTTAGTTCTTTTCTCGCTTTTTTGAAGCGGATTATCAATTAGTTCTTTCAAACTTGCTCAACCTCAAATTCAAGAAATGAGAGTTATTAAAGTTATTGATGGAGATACTCTTGAAACAAATAATGGAGATATTTTGAGAGTTGCAGGGATAGATTGTCCTGAAACATATAAAGAGCATAAAACAGAAAAATTAGCTTTGAGAGAAAATTTCTTTGCTCAAAGAGCAAAACAATTTTGTTTCAATTTAATTAAAAATAATGATTATCGAATCTGAGTCTGTAAGCTCAAAAAAGATAATTATAATAGGTGAGTTTCAATTCTCTTTTTAAATCAAAACCAGATTTTGAGAGAAACGATTAATAACAAAATGATTGAAGTTGGTTTAGCAAGATGTGCATATTTAAGTTTAAAAAATAAATTTAGTAAATATTACGCACAAACATCTTTGGAGAAAAATTTATATCAGATTTTAAATCAATCGCAAGAAAATTCAAAAATAAAGAAAGTTGGAATTTTCAATTTTCCGAGCAAAGAAGTTTTCCATAAAAAATAA
- a CDS encoding IS3 family transposase has translation MDTTIFRVFIYLGGIMRQLKAHEWLELFGSYEDYKNNLISKNDFELKYYSIRGFSFFDRKFNEAKKYFVFKYNRYNLGMINIESQTGKSSKKGKGSGRPKRQKITPIEIVKKEWEKMPKEQLIEILEIYKDSFDRNNIEVDISKIKKSSLSTRKLGLCFNKSKSTIHNLKTKEQQTRKKSVNTKYDELIIKSFKKNKGLFGRKRLESYIRTKFQIDLNYRTIGRAMRRLNLFCLIRRKKIDREQKNTNVKFIDLVNRDYHGETNQIIATDVTYISAPKDCLNNFVFLSVAIDHKSKFVVNYNLSKRNDLELVMEHMSKIKMDKKWIAHSDHGFQYSSKTYVDLIQKNNGVVSMGRVGNSLDNREAEYFFSILKSECLKLIDITKITFNELKSLIDDFVFWYNNERIQSVLNWKTPQECWGVLVN, from the coding sequence ATGGACACAACCATATTTCGTGTTTTTATATATTTAGGAGGTATTATGAGACAATTAAAGGCACATGAATGATTAGAACTATTCGGTAGTTATGAAGATTACAAAAATAATTTGATATCAAAAAATGATTTTGAACTTAAATATTATTCAATCAGAGGTTTTAGTTTTTTTGATAGAAAATTCAATGAGGCTAAAAAATATTTTGTCTTCAAGTATAACAGATATAATTTAGGAATGATAAATATAGAATCGCAAACAGGTAAATCATCTAAAAAAGGTAAAGGGTCAGGTAGACCAAAAAGGCAAAAAATTACTCCTATTGAAATTGTAAAAAAGGAATGAGAAAAAATGCCTAAGGAACAATTGATTGAAATTTTAGAAATTTATAAAGACTCTTTTGATAGAAATAATATTGAAGTTGATATTTCTAAAATTAAGAAATCTTCACTTTCTACAAGAAAATTGGGCCTATGCTTTAATAAATCTAAGTCAACAATTCACAATCTAAAAACTAAAGAGCAGCAAACAAGAAAAAAATCTGTAAATACTAAATATGATGAATTAATAATTAAGTCATTTAAGAAAAATAAGGGTTTGTTTGGTAGAAAAAGATTGGAAAGTTATATTAGAACAAAATTCCAAATAGATCTAAATTATAGGACTATTGGTAGAGCGATGAGAAGATTAAACTTATTTTGTTTAATCAGAAGAAAGAAAATAGATAGAGAACAAAAGAACACAAACGTAAAATTTATAGATCTTGTTAATCGTGATTATCACGGAGAGACAAACCAAATAATTGCCACTGATGTTACTTATATTTCTGCACCAAAAGATTGCTTAAACAATTTTGTATTTTTATCTGTTGCGATTGATCACAAAAGCAAATTTGTTGTTAATTATAATCTTTCAAAAAGAAATGATTTAGAACTAGTAATGGAACATATGTCTAAAATCAAAATGGATAAAAAATGAATAGCTCATTCTGATCATGGTTTCCAATATTCTTCAAAAACTTATGTAGATTTAATTCAGAAAAACAATGGTGTTGTATCAATGGGTAGAGTAGGAAATTCTTTAGATAATAGAGAAGCAGAATATTTCTTTTCAATTTTAAAATCAGAATGTTTAAAATTAATCGATATTACAAAAATAACTTTTAATGAATTAAAATCACTGATTGATGATTTTGTGTTTTGATACAACAACGAAAGAATTCAATCAGTATTAAATTGAAAAACACCTCAAGAGTGTTGAGGTGTTTTAGTAAATTAA
- a CDS encoding YitT family protein, whose product MIDNQNQTIDGETSTKKAINVKVNITKKHTVYRRTKMSNFGLKLSSLYGYMPMHKIIVITVATAIFFGIISVFFVKNVGIYNFGLAAFGQAAARILVTSLNKSAYITEFTRNLIDQFVFWVLYIILSIPVFIFGYKKIGKLFTNLTVLFLVVSSLVSFTIGLIPGANQVYLIGNFQNSQIKEVLPEFKKPLSGIIPLLWSDGGNIIALMIYAMVYGYLLAWIFAIIQLIGGTAGVTGVIGEWYANEKQKSFGSISGYMNIIIVLICVGIGSWLPGSLLLSEANSLKIENMREIAQAGSFKDSEVIQGIFNLKDKTQMTQFLTDKKEIINNFLASNDSAANAFANALIYKLNDLKLINNAETITKIQGQMENIGIAQEFNSVLNQFQKLTAITSKAWNFEIYLSPNFVATILTNVVYIITLNKLYPKFKLVRLEIFSDKWEQIRDIINQDEKIVTGMTIFKARGGYRDKEINVITSVSLFRHVVRVIKTVHIVDPNAFVSISDVSSIDGYVYLPEDKF is encoded by the coding sequence ATGATTGATAATCAAAATCAAACTATTGATGGTGAAACTTCAACAAAAAAAGCAATCAATGTTAAAGTCAACATCACAAAAAAACACACCGTCTATCGAAGAACTAAAATGTCCAATTTTGGTTTAAAATTAAGCTCACTATACGGTTATATGCCTATGCATAAAATAATTGTTATCACTGTGGCAACTGCAATTTTCTTCGGTATAATCAGCGTATTCTTTGTTAAAAATGTTGGTATTTATAATTTTGGGCTAGCAGCTTTTGGTCAAGCTGCTGCAAGAATTTTAGTTACATCATTAAACAAAAGTGCTTATATTACAGAATTTACAAGAAACTTAATTGACCAATTTGTTTTCTGGGTTCTATATATTATTCTTAGTATTCCTGTTTTTATTTTTGGATATAAAAAAATTGGAAAACTTTTTACTAATTTAACAGTTTTATTTTTAGTGGTTTCGTCACTTGTGTCATTCACTATTGGTTTAATCCCTGGTGCTAACCAAGTTTATTTAATAGGAAATTTTCAAAATAGTCAAATTAAAGAGGTTCTTCCTGAATTCAAAAAACCTTTAAGTGGAATAATTCCATTATTATGAAGTGATGGTGGTAATATTATTGCTTTAATGATTTATGCAATGGTATATGGATATCTTCTTGCATGAATTTTTGCAATTATTCAATTAATTGGTGGAACTGCCGGAGTCACAGGTGTAATTGGTGAATGATACGCTAATGAAAAACAAAAATCATTTGGTTCTATTTCTGGTTATATGAATATTATTATTGTTTTAATTTGTGTTGGTATTGGTTCATGATTACCAGGTTCACTCTTATTAAGTGAAGCTAATTCATTAAAAATTGAAAACATGAGAGAAATCGCACAAGCGGGCTCATTTAAAGATTCAGAAGTAATTCAAGGTATCTTCAATCTTAAAGATAAAACTCAAATGACACAGTTTTTAACTGATAAAAAAGAAATAATTAACAACTTTTTAGCAAGTAACGACAGTGCTGCAAACGCATTTGCTAACGCTTTAATTTATAAACTAAATGATCTAAAACTTATAAACAACGCAGAAACAATTACAAAAATTCAAGGTCAAATGGAAAACATCGGAATTGCACAAGAATTTAACTCAGTACTTAATCAATTCCAAAAACTAACAGCTATAACAAGTAAAGCGTGAAACTTTGAAATTTATCTTTCACCTAACTTTGTTGCAACCATTTTAACTAATGTTGTTTATATAATCACTTTAAATAAACTTTATCCAAAATTTAAATTAGTTAGATTAGAAATTTTCTCTGATAAATGAGAACAAATTAGAGATATCATTAATCAAGATGAAAAAATAGTTACAGGAATGACAATTTTTAAAGCTCGTGGTGGATATAGAGATAAAGAAATAAATGTTATCACTTCTGTGTCATTATTTAGACACGTAGTTAGAGTTATTAAAACTGTTCATATTGTCGATCCTAACGCCTTTGTGTCTATTTCAGATGTTTCTAGCATCGACGGATATGTTTACCTTCCTGAGGATAAGTTCTAA
- a CDS encoding amidohydrolase, which yields MKKIWIKNATILTMENEELIYKSNLYIQGNTIYHVGDKLSDFDANKIIDANNNLVMPGLINAHTHVAMTLFRNMADDLNLEDWLFNVIFPLEDKLDRKDIYNGAKLGIAEMIASGTTSFVDMYFFEEQTARAALEMKIRGFVGHGIGSNKLESRYQRSLDLLNEFKDKNDNLITPIVAPHAIYTNTKESLKATKELKNKFQTLLTIHLNESQNELKSVQEKFNASPFEVAHEANLLDENTIVAHATHLNEKDIQIIKNTKVSLVHNPVSNLKLSSGIMDVQNLLNQGINIALGTDGAASNNILDMFESMKFASLLAKIKNYKPTDLKAFQVLQMATTNGAKAVGMENKLGKLKKDYLADLIIVDINNFNHFPQNNLINSLVYSTSSKDVITTIINGEIVYDNKQILIESFNYPKLKEEINQTLERIQESN from the coding sequence ATGAAAAAAATATGAATTAAAAATGCAACTATTTTAACAATGGAAAATGAAGAATTAATTTATAAAAGTAATTTATATATTCAAGGAAACACAATTTATCATGTTGGTGATAAATTGTCTGATTTTGATGCTAACAAAATTATTGATGCTAACAATAATCTTGTTATGCCAGGACTAATCAACGCACATACACATGTTGCTATGACCTTATTTCGTAACATGGCTGATGATTTAAATTTAGAAGATTGATTATTTAACGTTATTTTTCCATTAGAAGATAAATTAGATCGAAAAGATATTTATAATGGGGCCAAACTAGGAATTGCCGAAATGATCGCAAGTGGAACAACTTCGTTTGTAGATATGTACTTTTTTGAAGAACAAACCGCAAGAGCAGCATTAGAAATGAAAATTCGTGGCTTTGTCGGACACGGAATTGGTTCTAACAAGCTTGAAAGTCGTTATCAAAGAAGTCTTGATCTTTTAAATGAATTTAAAGATAAAAATGATAATTTGATAACACCAATTGTTGCACCACATGCTATTTATACAAATACAAAAGAATCTTTAAAAGCTACGAAAGAATTAAAGAATAAGTTTCAAACTCTTTTAACAATCCATTTAAATGAATCACAAAACGAATTAAAATCTGTTCAAGAAAAATTTAATGCTTCTCCTTTTGAAGTAGCTCATGAAGCTAACTTGCTTGATGAAAACACAATTGTTGCTCATGCTACACATTTAAATGAAAAAGACATTCAAATAATCAAAAATACAAAGGTATCTCTTGTTCATAATCCTGTATCTAACTTAAAATTGTCTTCTGGCATTATGGATGTTCAAAATCTTTTGAATCAAGGAATTAACATTGCTCTTGGAACTGATGGTGCAGCATCTAACAATATCTTAGATATGTTTGAAAGTATGAAGTTCGCTTCTCTGTTAGCAAAAATTAAAAATTATAAACCAACAGATTTAAAAGCTTTTCAAGTATTGCAAATGGCAACAACAAATGGAGCAAAAGCAGTTGGTATGGAAAATAAATTGGGAAAGCTTAAAAAGGATTATCTTGCTGATTTAATTATTGTTGATATTAATAACTTCAATCATTTTCCACAAAATAACTTAATAAACTCTTTAGTTTATTCAACAAGTTCAAAAGATGTCATAACAACAATTATTAATGGAGAAATTGTTTATGATAATAAACAAATTTTAATTGAATCATTTAATTATCCAAAACTCAAAGAAGAAATTAATCAAACCCTCGAAAGAATTCAAGAATCAAACTAA
- the gltX gene encoding glutamate--tRNA ligase, translating to MKKIRTRYAPSPTGYLHIGGARTALFCYLFAKHFKGDFVFRLEDTDVKRNVIGGEESQLNNLAWLGIIPDESPLKPNLKYGKYRQSEKLTRYQEVAQQLLDMKVAYKAYDNAEELEAQKNESDAKGIPSFRYDRNWLKIDEAEKQRRDQAGEYSIRLAMPKNEEYSWEDIVRGEIKFNSDDLGDWVIYKSDGYPTYNFAVVVDDHDMEITHVLRGEEHIGNTPKQLALYRFLNWEAPSFGHMTIITNMEGKKLSKRDSSLKQFIEDYKNEGYMPEGIFNFLALLGWTSEDAIELMDQETLIAKFDPKRLSKSPSKFDIVKMNWFSKQYLKEKPNNELIQLMNLDLNKFDLNWLDLFVDTFKQSSVTTTELKEHLNQYLNVINTKIDFNQDELAVVKSFADLLTKQLANKQEFTIENIQEIINQVSANLKVKGKKLFMPIRLATTCQEHGPELAKAIYLFGQEVILERLKNYE from the coding sequence ATGAAAAAAATAAGAACACGTTACGCACCAAGTCCAACAGGTTACTTGCATATTGGTGGTGCAAGAACAGCTTTATTTTGTTATTTATTTGCTAAACATTTTAAAGGTGATTTTGTGTTTAGACTTGAAGATACTGATGTTAAAAGAAATGTTATTGGTGGTGAAGAATCGCAATTGAATAATTTAGCTTGATTAGGAATTATTCCTGATGAGAGTCCATTAAAACCAAATTTGAAATACGGAAAATATCGTCAAAGTGAAAAATTAACAAGATATCAAGAGGTTGCACAACAACTTTTAGATATGAAAGTTGCTTACAAAGCGTATGATAACGCAGAAGAACTAGAAGCTCAAAAAAATGAATCTGATGCAAAAGGAATTCCAAGCTTTAGATATGATCGTAATTGATTAAAAATAGATGAAGCAGAAAAGCAAAGAAGAGATCAAGCCGGAGAATATTCAATTCGTCTTGCGATGCCTAAAAACGAAGAATATTCTTGAGAAGATATTGTCCGTGGAGAAATTAAATTTAATTCTGATGATTTAGGTGATTGAGTAATTTATAAATCAGATGGATACCCTACATATAATTTCGCTGTTGTTGTTGATGATCATGACATGGAAATTACTCATGTTTTAAGAGGTGAAGAACATATTGGTAATACACCAAAACAACTTGCTCTATATCGTTTTTTAAATTGAGAAGCTCCAAGTTTTGGTCATATGACAATCATAACAAACATGGAGGGTAAAAAACTTTCAAAACGTGATTCTTCATTAAAACAATTTATTGAAGATTATAAAAATGAAGGATATATGCCTGAGGGAATTTTTAACTTCCTTGCTCTTTTAGGTTGAACTTCAGAGGATGCTATTGAATTAATGGATCAAGAAACATTAATCGCAAAATTTGATCCAAAAAGATTGAGTAAAAGTCCTTCTAAATTCGATATTGTTAAAATGAATTGATTTTCAAAACAATATTTAAAAGAAAAACCTAATAACGAATTAATTCAATTAATGAATTTAGATTTAAATAAATTTGATTTAAATTGATTAGATCTTTTTGTCGATACTTTCAAACAAAGTTCAGTAACAACAACTGAACTTAAAGAACATTTAAATCAGTATTTAAATGTTATTAATACAAAAATAGATTTTAATCAAGATGAACTAGCGGTTGTGAAATCTTTTGCTGATCTTTTAACAAAACAACTTGCTAATAAACAAGAATTTACAATTGAAAATATTCAAGAAATTATTAATCAAGTTTCAGCAAATTTAAAAGTTAAAGGTAAGAAATTATTTATGCCAATTCGTCTTGCGACAACATGTCAAGAACATGGACCAGAACTAGCGAAAGCAATTTATTTATTTGGTCAAGAAGTGATCTTAGAAAGGTTAAAAAACTATGAGTAA
- a CDS encoding MG284/MPN403 family protein gives MTTLHNNSLDKLDKKLYEQQCKVIKEIFATNEVYREVIKYKLFQLKFNKMHNVGEKVEQEINDLEKMMKGEGSLIRMVLEFMTPSNAWIIEKCFLDQTTKFQSEWYLERFSKTTFYKRKKEAIQEFLKFYFHNVS, from the coding sequence ATGACAACGTTACATAACAATTCTCTTGATAAATTAGACAAAAAATTATACGAGCAACAATGCAAGGTTATCAAAGAAATTTTTGCAACTAATGAAGTTTATAGAGAAGTTATTAAATATAAATTGTTTCAATTGAAATTTAATAAAATGCATAACGTTGGTGAAAAAGTCGAACAAGAAATTAACGATTTGGAAAAAATGATGAAAGGAGAAGGAAGTTTAATTAGAATGGTTCTTGAATTCATGACTCCATCTAATGCTTGGATTATTGAAAAATGTTTCTTAGATCAAACAACTAAATTTCAAAGTGAATGATATTTAGAGAGATTTTCTAAAACCACTTTTTATAAGCGTAAGAAAGAAGCAATTCAAGAATTTTTAAAATTTTATTTCCATAATGTTTCCTAA
- a CDS encoding MHO_1590 family protein — protein sequence MRLKKFLIISVAGLLISSSLGFGIYSLLRNSNFQPKKDFLLNNKPKKSKNVGSYFPSLQGQDFNSYIKKDEAGNYYLDQQIIMSIMKDLTYRFAVSDGNLEFDYKIIKGLNREDDYLILNVRYIFQNQIETKSYKIYIRS from the coding sequence ATGAGATTAAAAAAATTTTTAATAATAAGTGTTGCGGGTCTTTTAATTTCATCTTCTTTAGGTTTTGGAATTTATTCTTTGCTAAGAAATTCTAATTTTCAACCTAAAAAAGACTTCCTTTTAAATAATAAACCTAAAAAGTCCAAAAATGTCGGTTCATATTTCCCGAGTTTACAAGGTCAAGATTTTAACTCTTATATTAAAAAAGATGAAGCTGGCAATTATTATTTAGATCAACAAATTATTATGTCTATTATGAAGGATTTAACTTACCGCTTTGCAGTCTCGGATGGAAATTTGGAATTTGATTATAAAATAATTAAAGGTTTAAATCGTGAAGATGATTATTTAATTTTGAATGTCCGTTATATTTTTCAAAACCAAATTGAAACAAAATCTTATAAAATCTATATTCGTAGTTAA
- a CDS encoding acyl carrier protein: protein MNIKEKILESFSKQAKRKVFENDFIKDLGIDSLDLMMLVVEAENEFGVQIPDEKLTNITQVKEIILLIEDLKK from the coding sequence ATGAACATTAAAGAAAAAATCTTAGAATCATTTTCGAAGCAAGCTAAACGCAAAGTCTTCGAAAATGATTTTATTAAAGACTTAGGAATTGATTCATTAGATTTAATGATGCTTGTTGTAGAAGCGGAAAATGAATTTGGAGTTCAAATTCCTGATGAAAAATTAACTAACATCACACAAGTGAAAGAAATTATTTTATTAATTGAAGATTTAAAAAAATAG
- a CDS encoding LSm family protein: MDYKKILSEQFPDAILDAKLINGASPILEITVDTKDLNDVENYSRKIYAFLETQSWFKDDYALEVLSKGTDLVLDKNNLTQSLGQMIKIKTYKSFEGLNSFVAELLEDKAEEIVVKWNKKGQFRKITFNKENIESIEIYIKF; the protein is encoded by the coding sequence ATGGATTATAAAAAGATCTTATCAGAGCAATTTCCGGATGCAATTTTAGATGCTAAATTAATTAATGGAGCATCGCCAATTTTGGAAATTACTGTTGATACCAAAGACTTAAATGATGTTGAAAATTATTCAAGAAAAATTTATGCATTTTTAGAAACTCAATCTTGATTTAAAGATGATTATGCATTAGAAGTTTTATCAAAAGGAACTGATTTGGTTCTTGATAAAAATAATTTAACTCAATCACTGGGGCAGATGATTAAAATCAAAACTTATAAAAGTTTTGAAGGTCTTAATTCTTTTGTTGCTGAATTACTTGAAGATAAAGCCGAAGAAATTGTTGTTAAATGAAACAAAAAAGGTCAATTTAGAAAAATTACTTTCAATAAAGAAAATATTGAAAGTATTGAAATTTACATTAAATTTTAG
- a CDS encoding transcription termination/antitermination protein NusA: MTKIISENLFEQERSLFKIVQGYAKTYKLSFETVLELFTEQTQKAVNRDIDPDAEIVFVPDFENERIAMFNKNAQVVENDFEFDDLDQEKHTDVQRIIFITIDDAKKQTGEDHQVDDVVYSNLDFGILGEKTRVAIRSGFIQSLKLAEKQRVFDLYSQKVGEKLKAQVLSKNSKGSYNLKFEDGVSAFLPANKVNGRATLSPGSFIDVYLDNVNIESKLSICEVRLDSPKEVEDAAKNEIPEIANGDVLIVKIQRIPGVKSKIAVQANPEREIDYDIVSSLFGEGAKRILAISDKLNGERVDIIRYSDDVREYIKNALSPAKIIDVVESGRKYLAIAKEQDLMSAIGKRGINIELAAKLTGHKIEVISAEEAANRGIEFKDLPNYEKPLFNTHRTNKDSKSRANKFFKGINIDLTDFKEDIEKIMLQEAELAQEQKQAQEQKQAQEQKQAQEQKQAQANKNAQKNNSKKRQEKIELADIDNLFSEENLHIELENDEPDYDFVEDLNDIFDEEFIPEEEKEIQEVVESEQPKAKKAVKAYQKLKIELSDFKVDNDLANYGLDTNIDLDEFEDEWED; encoded by the coding sequence ATGACAAAGATTATTTCAGAAAATCTTTTTGAACAAGAAAGATCACTTTTTAAAATTGTTCAAGGATATGCAAAAACTTATAAATTATCTTTTGAAACAGTTTTAGAACTTTTTACAGAACAAACTCAAAAAGCAGTTAATCGTGATATTGACCCTGATGCAGAAATTGTATTTGTTCCAGATTTTGAAAATGAACGAATTGCGATGTTTAATAAAAATGCTCAAGTTGTTGAAAATGATTTTGAATTTGATGATTTAGATCAAGAGAAACACACAGATGTGCAAAGAATTATTTTTATCACAATTGATGATGCTAAAAAACAAACTGGTGAAGATCATCAAGTCGATGATGTTGTTTATTCAAATCTTGATTTTGGTATTTTAGGAGAAAAAACCAGAGTTGCAATTCGGAGCGGATTTATTCAATCATTAAAATTAGCTGAAAAACAAAGAGTTTTTGATTTATACTCACAAAAAGTTGGTGAAAAACTTAAAGCTCAAGTTCTTTCTAAAAATTCAAAAGGTTCTTATAACTTAAAGTTTGAAGATGGTGTATCTGCTTTTTTACCAGCCAATAAAGTCAACGGAAGAGCAACTTTATCACCAGGAAGCTTTATTGATGTTTATTTAGATAATGTTAATATTGAAAGTAAACTTAGCATTTGTGAGGTTCGCCTTGATTCACCAAAAGAAGTAGAAGATGCTGCAAAAAATGAAATTCCAGAAATTGCAAATGGTGATGTTTTAATTGTTAAAATTCAAAGAATCCCAGGTGTTAAAAGTAAAATTGCAGTTCAAGCTAATCCAGAACGGGAAATTGATTATGACATAGTTAGTTCTTTATTTGGTGAAGGAGCAAAAAGAATTCTTGCAATTTCAGATAAGTTAAATGGTGAAAGAGTTGATATCATTCGTTATAGTGATGATGTTCGTGAATACATTAAAAACGCACTTAGCCCCGCTAAAATTATTGATGTAGTAGAATCTGGCCGTAAATATCTTGCAATTGCAAAAGAACAAGATTTAATGAGTGCAATTGGTAAACGTGGAATTAACATTGAACTTGCAGCGAAATTAACTGGTCACAAAATCGAAGTGATTTCAGCCGAAGAAGCCGCAAATCGAGGAATTGAATTTAAAGACTTACCAAATTACGAAAAACCATTATTTAATACACATCGTACTAATAAAGATTCAAAATCAAGAGCAAATAAATTCTTTAAAGGAATTAATATTGATTTAACTGATTTTAAAGAAGATATTGAAAAGATTATGTTGCAAGAAGCCGAACTTGCTCAAGAACAAAAACAAGCTCAAGAACAAAAACAAGCTCAAGAACAAAAACAAGCTCAAGAACAAAAACAAGCTCAAGCAAACAAAAATGCACAAAAAAATAATTCTAAAAAACGTCAGGAAAAAATCGAACTTGCTGATATTGATAATTTATTTAGTGAAGAGAATTTACACATCGAACTTGAAAATGATGAACCAGACTATGATTTTGTTGAAGATTTAAATGATATCTTTGATGAAGAATTTATTCCTGAAGAAGAAAAAGAAATCCAAGAAGTAGTTGAATCAGAACAACCAAAAGCTAAAAAAGCAGTGAAAGCTTATCAAAAATTAAAAATTGAATTATCTGATTTTAAAGTTGATAATGATTTAGCAAATTATGGTTTAGATACAAATATTGATTTAGATGAATTTGAAGATGAATGAGAAGATTAA